A region from the Nostoc sp. HK-01 genome encodes:
- the rpl12 gene encoding 50S ribosomal protein L12 yields MSVKTLEILEQLKSLTTNETTQLVKQIEATFNVDSSTPKLVRIGKRDEDEIQPQIQTEFDVLLVSVPAEKKITLLKVIRTLTGMGLKEAKDFVDSLPQVVQSGLDQEAAEALKQQLEETGAVVSLK; encoded by the coding sequence ATGTCGGTGAAAACTTTAGAAATTTTAGAACAACTCAAGTCTCTTACTACCAACGAAACTACTCAATTAGTCAAGCAGATTGAAGCAACCTTCAATGTTGATAGTTCCACACCGAAATTAGTTCGGATTGGTAAACGAGATGAAGATGAAATTCAACCGCAAATTCAGACCGAATTTGATGTTTTATTGGTATCGGTTCCGGCGGAAAAAAAGATTACCTTACTCAAGGTCATCCGTACGCTAACTGGAATGGGACTCAAAGAAGCAAAAGACTTTGTAGATTCCCTTCCTCAAGTGGTGCAGTCGGGATTGGATCAAGAAGCGGCTGAAGCTCTCAAACAGCAACTAGAGGAAACTGGTGCTGTTGTTTCTCTCAAATAA
- a CDS encoding two-component sensor histidine kinase has product MTPDQFLTFAQVLPEPMLLITSTGEILAVNQSATKLFSKTSKALIGQYLSEFVTDSPEKVTDYLKACAQSRQMILGAFTIHQAQEEGIACRSQGGVVQPRSPQSPAIILLRLEKRKKNEFVVLNQKIHALSKEIQQRQRIQVELAQSNETLKYTLIKLQNALEAVQTEKMSGLGQLVAGIAHEINNPISFIHGNLAYASEYYDDLLKLIHLYQQEYPQPTPKIEQAIGNIELDFLQEDIQKLLQSMQMGSQRIAEIVKSLRNFSRLDEAKFKLVKIHEGLEATLMILQSRLKPSAEYSGIEVIKEYDELPLIYCSPGQLNQVFMNILNNAIDALEEAERLRSLAASPELKQNYPSRIWICTEKLNDCYIAIRIKDNGNGIPSQIHHQIFNPFFTTKPVGQGTGLGLSISYQIIESHNGRINMISDPSWGTEFSIELPIVEESDLEY; this is encoded by the coding sequence ATGACACCTGATCAATTTTTAACCTTTGCCCAGGTTTTGCCAGAACCTATGCTGCTGATAACTAGCACAGGTGAAATTTTGGCAGTCAATCAAAGTGCAACTAAACTGTTTAGTAAAACTAGTAAAGCACTGATTGGTCAGTATTTGAGTGAGTTTGTCACTGATTCGCCAGAGAAGGTAACTGATTATCTTAAAGCTTGCGCCCAAAGTCGCCAAATGATTTTGGGTGCTTTTACTATTCACCAAGCCCAAGAAGAGGGGATTGCTTGTCGTAGTCAAGGGGGGGTAGTTCAACCGCGATCGCCTCAAAGCCCCGCAATCATTTTACTACGGTTAGAAAAGCGCAAGAAAAATGAATTTGTTGTGCTGAACCAAAAAATTCATGCACTGAGTAAGGAAATTCAACAGCGCCAACGCATTCAGGTTGAACTAGCACAATCGAATGAAACCTTAAAATACACTCTGATCAAACTGCAAAATGCTCTGGAGGCTGTGCAAACAGAAAAAATGTCTGGGTTAGGACAGTTAGTTGCGGGAATTGCCCATGAAATTAATAATCCTATTAGCTTTATTCATGGAAATCTTGCTTATGCCAGTGAATACTATGATGATTTACTCAAACTAATTCACCTCTATCAACAAGAGTATCCCCAGCCAACACCGAAGATTGAGCAAGCAATTGGCAACATAGAGCTTGATTTTCTGCAAGAAGATATCCAAAAATTACTCCAGTCTATGCAGATGGGTTCTCAGCGGATTGCTGAGATTGTCAAATCTTTGCGAAACTTTTCTCGATTAGACGAAGCAAAATTCAAGTTAGTTAAAATTCATGAGGGTTTAGAGGCGACATTGATGATTTTACAAAGTCGCCTCAAACCTAGCGCTGAGTACTCTGGCATTGAAGTGATTAAGGAATATGATGAATTGCCATTGATTTATTGTTCTCCTGGGCAACTCAATCAAGTATTTATGAATATTTTAAATAATGCGATTGATGCTTTAGAAGAAGCGGAAAGATTGCGATCGCTGGCAGCGTCACCAGAATTAAAGCAAAATTATCCTAGTCGCATCTGGATTTGTACTGAGAAACTCAACGATTGTTACATTGCCATTCGCATCAAGGATAACGGTAACGGTATACCCTCCCAGATTCATCATCAAATATTTAATCCTTTTTTTACTACTAAACCCGTCGGTCAAGGCACAGGATTAGGATTATCGATTAGTTACCAAATTATTGAGAGTCATAATGGTCGAATTAATATGATATCTGATCCATCCTGGGGAACTGAATTCAGCATTGAATTGCCGATTGTGGAAGAATCAGATCTAGAGTATTAA